A genome region from Deinococcus sp. KNUC1210 includes the following:
- a CDS encoding glycosyltransferase family 2 protein, whose translation MTHSSIAVVIPAYNEAQTVADVVRVALLLTPLVIVASDGSTDGTAQVARDAGAQVVELTQNVGKGPALYAGLKAAEGHADYVLMLDADLLGLTPTHLDILLRPVQSGKLDMSIGIFDGGGLMTDLGNKLTPHLSGQRACRLRWLLNVPGLGQERWPEPAITDALKRSGVRWDYVELPQLGQVMKEEKRGFWKGVGYRSRMYVDLLGYRRRKKKSEKDSERR comes from the coding sequence ATGACCCACTCCAGCATCGCGGTGGTGATCCCCGCCTACAACGAGGCCCAGACCGTCGCAGACGTGGTGCGGGTGGCACTGCTGCTCACGCCCCTGGTCATCGTGGCGTCGGACGGCAGCACCGACGGTACGGCGCAGGTGGCGCGTGACGCGGGCGCACAGGTGGTCGAGCTGACCCAGAACGTGGGCAAAGGCCCGGCCCTGTACGCGGGTCTGAAGGCCGCCGAGGGCCACGCCGACTACGTGCTGATGCTCGACGCCGACCTGCTGGGCCTGACGCCGACCCACCTGGATATTCTGCTGCGCCCGGTCCAGAGCGGAAAGCTGGATATGTCCATCGGCATTTTCGACGGTGGCGGCCTGATGACCGACCTGGGCAACAAGCTGACGCCGCACCTGTCGGGCCAGCGGGCCTGCCGCCTGCGCTGGCTGCTGAACGTGCCGGGACTGGGGCAGGAGCGCTGGCCGGAACCCGCCATCACCGACGCCCTGAAGCGCAGCGGCGTGCGCTGGGATTACGTGGAACTGCCGCAGCTCGGGCAGGTGATGAAGGAAGAGAAGCGCGGCTTCTGGAAGGGCGTGGGCTACCGCTCGCGCATGTACGTCGATCTGCTGGGCTACCGCAGGCGCAAGAAGAAGAGCGAGAAGGACAGCGAACGCCGCTGA
- a CDS encoding SDR family oxidoreductase, with protein MAGLAGGAALVNPLAGKVALVAGATRGAGRGIAVELGALGATVLCTGRSSRAGLSDLKRPETIEQTAALVTEAGGQGVAIRCDHSDAAQVQRLMERVRADHGGLDVLVNDIWGGESLSQWGKKFWEQDLELGRQMLDRAVWTHILTAHAGLPLLRAGGLIAEITDGDGWYYRGNFFYDLAKTAVMRLAQNWASELAGDGRGLTSVSLTPGFLRSEEMLAHFGVSEERWQDAVLQDANFAESETPHLIGRALAHLAADPHRQRFNGCALASWTLMEEYGLSDIDGRRPHWGRWYAAMVKEGAGAPQAES; from the coding sequence ATGGCTGGCCTCGCTGGGGGTGCAGCCCTCGTGAACCCGCTGGCAGGAAAGGTCGCGCTGGTGGCCGGGGCCACACGGGGCGCGGGCCGGGGCATCGCCGTAGAACTGGGCGCACTGGGAGCCACCGTGCTGTGTACCGGGCGCAGCTCACGGGCGGGCCTCAGCGATCTGAAGCGTCCGGAGACCATCGAGCAGACAGCCGCGCTGGTCACGGAGGCGGGCGGGCAGGGCGTGGCGATCCGCTGCGATCACAGCGACGCCGCGCAGGTACAGCGCCTGATGGAGAGGGTGCGGGCGGACCACGGCGGGCTCGACGTGCTGGTCAACGACATCTGGGGCGGCGAATCGCTGTCTCAGTGGGGAAAGAAGTTCTGGGAACAGGACCTGGAACTGGGCCGACAGATGCTCGACCGCGCCGTCTGGACACACATCCTGACCGCTCATGCGGGCCTGCCGCTCCTGAGGGCGGGTGGGCTGATCGCCGAAATCACCGATGGCGACGGCTGGTATTACCGGGGAAATTTTTTCTACGACCTCGCCAAAACCGCAGTGATGCGGCTCGCGCAGAACTGGGCCAGCGAACTGGCGGGCGACGGGCGCGGCCTGACCAGCGTGTCGCTGACGCCCGGTTTTCTGCGAAGTGAAGAGATGCTGGCGCATTTCGGTGTTTCCGAGGAGCGCTGGCAGGACGCGGTGTTACAGGACGCCAACTTTGCCGAGTCCGAGACGCCGCACCTGATCGGGCGGGCACTGGCGCATCTGGCTGCCGATCCGCACAGGCAGCGCTTCAACGGCTGTGCGCTGGCCTCCTGGACGCTGATGGAGGAGTACGGCCTGAGCGATATCGACGGGCGCAGACCTCACTGGGGCCGCTGGTACGCGGCCATGGTGAAAGAAGGCGCGGGAGCACCGCAAGCAGAGAGCTGA
- a CDS encoding site-2 protease family protein — MNFFQAIAQALTPQGILWTLVIILLATFMHELAHFWAARLQGVPVNSFSVGMGPIFWRRRWRGTEWRLSALPIGGYVEIDGMAPDVGTDGVADAPKHGYALLPAWGKIAILLAGPIMNLLLAFLLLGGNFAANGVPDVQTNRAVINRVVPASRAEQLGFHSGDTVTAIDGQPLPVQERVNGEDVGGWTRVQRALSVQGPHSFTFERGNKTQTITFDWTPTVGESGPFWASNTEPPAACATSDWAERLPRRVTPSSMPCRRS, encoded by the coding sequence ATGAACTTTTTTCAGGCCATCGCACAGGCACTCACGCCGCAGGGCATCCTCTGGACCCTCGTCATCATCCTGCTCGCCACCTTCATGCACGAGCTGGCGCACTTCTGGGCCGCCCGGTTGCAGGGCGTTCCGGTCAACAGTTTCAGCGTGGGAATGGGGCCGATCTTCTGGCGGCGCAGGTGGCGCGGCACCGAGTGGCGGCTGTCGGCGCTGCCCATCGGCGGCTATGTCGAGATCGACGGCATGGCTCCGGACGTCGGTACAGATGGCGTGGCAGACGCCCCCAAACACGGCTACGCCCTGCTTCCGGCCTGGGGAAAGATCGCCATTCTGCTGGCTGGCCCGATCATGAATCTGCTGCTGGCTTTCCTGCTGCTGGGCGGCAATTTCGCGGCCAACGGCGTGCCGGACGTTCAGACGAACCGCGCCGTCATCAACCGGGTGGTGCCAGCGTCGCGGGCCGAACAGCTGGGCTTCCACTCGGGCGATACCGTGACCGCCATCGACGGACAGCCGTTGCCGGTACAGGAGCGCGTGAACGGTGAGGATGTCGGCGGCTGGACGCGGGTGCAGCGTGCTCTGAGCGTGCAGGGGCCGCACAGTTTTACCTTCGAGCGCGGCAACAAGACGCAGACCATCACCTTCGACTGGACGCCCACCGTCGGGGAAAGCGGGCCATTCTGGGCATCGAATACGGAGCCGCCAGCAGCGTGCGCCACGTCGGACTGGGCGGAGCGTTTGCCGAGGCGGGTCACACCATCGTCAATGCCGTGCCGCAGGTCCTGA
- a CDS encoding phospholipase A2 encodes MTTGLLAACGQQSATPQASAAVTSPVSQYQSRPELQDADSQAILKQYANDPGLLEALQTAYGERPARTFTPDLPRIGGLSLTADRLAYVKSVGWGSVPFYDGQYAAYAASSTLPYPGLDWSRDGCSAPDGLGLGYREDFRPACNVHDFGYRNLKVYERTDANRKTTDEVFHGNMDIICAAKSWYKRPACYAASYAYYQGVRIGGASSF; translated from the coding sequence ATGACGACAGGACTGCTGGCAGCGTGTGGACAGCAGTCCGCCACGCCGCAGGCCAGCGCAGCGGTGACGAGTCCCGTTTCGCAGTATCAGAGTCGCCCGGAGCTTCAGGACGCGGACAGTCAGGCCATCCTGAAGCAGTACGCCAACGATCCGGGCCTGCTGGAAGCGCTCCAGACGGCCTACGGCGAACGCCCGGCGCGGACGTTCACGCCGGATCTTCCCCGCATCGGCGGCCTGAGCCTGACAGCCGACCGCCTCGCCTATGTCAAATCGGTGGGCTGGGGCAGCGTGCCTTTCTATGATGGTCAGTACGCCGCGTATGCCGCCAGCAGCACCCTCCCCTATCCGGGTCTCGACTGGAGCCGCGACGGGTGCAGCGCCCCCGATGGCCTGGGCCTGGGCTACCGCGAGGACTTCCGGCCCGCCTGCAACGTCCACGACTTCGGCTACCGCAATCTGAAAGTCTACGAGCGCACCGACGCCAACCGCAAAACCACCGACGAGGTGTTTCACGGCAACATGGACATCATCTGCGCCGCCAAGAGCTGGTACAAGCGCCCGGCCTGCTACGCCGCGTCGTATGCGTATTACCAGGGAGTCAGAATCGGAGGCGCAAGCAGCTTCTGA
- a CDS encoding diacylglycerol kinase family protein: MPTTSPPFAVILNTQAGSGLAGREWPRLEAELDRHGLTHQLLRTGSAEEARWALAQLPPEHPVLAVGGDGTVYGLLPELRRSGRALGVVPLGSGNDFAGMLNLQPGDFGAALARLSRPATSFDLLEVQLEGETKWTTLLNGLGMGFDAQITALMSDVPTRLLGVQLGGQARYLWAALDGLRHLENEHLDVLLDDQPWYSGPSCLVAVMNGRRYGGGFLIAPEANPQDGLMDVVLGSNLSRSALLPLMGRVLRGTHLTHPSVHTARARKVSVSWTRPMYAHLDGDVIGRQAGLHIRVVPSGLNFLSSNS, translated from the coding sequence GTGCCAACCACCTCACCACCCTTCGCGGTCATTCTGAACACCCAGGCTGGAAGCGGGCTGGCAGGCCGTGAATGGCCGCGCCTCGAAGCCGAACTCGACCGGCACGGCCTGACACATCAGCTCCTGAGAACCGGCAGCGCTGAGGAAGCGCGCTGGGCGCTGGCACAGCTTCCACCCGAACACCCGGTGCTGGCCGTGGGCGGCGACGGCACCGTGTACGGCCTCTTGCCGGAACTGCGCCGCAGCGGGCGGGCGCTGGGCGTGGTTCCACTGGGAAGCGGCAACGACTTTGCCGGAATGCTGAACCTGCAACCCGGCGACTTCGGCGCGGCACTGGCCCGCCTGTCGCGCCCCGCCACCAGCTTCGATCTGCTGGAAGTGCAGCTCGAAGGCGAAACGAAGTGGACGACGCTGCTCAACGGCCTGGGCATGGGCTTCGACGCACAGATCACCGCCCTGATGAGCGACGTACCGACACGCCTCCTGGGAGTGCAATTGGGCGGGCAGGCACGGTATCTGTGGGCTGCCCTGGACGGACTGCGGCACCTGGAAAACGAGCATCTGGATGTCCTGCTCGACGATCAGCCCTGGTACAGCGGCCCGAGCTGCCTGGTGGCCGTGATGAACGGCAGACGGTACGGCGGCGGCTTTCTGATCGCGCCGGAGGCCAATCCACAGGACGGCCTGATGGATGTGGTACTGGGCAGCAACCTGAGCCGCTCTGCCCTGCTCCCGTTGATGGGACGGGTGCTGCGCGGCACCCACCTGACCCATCCGAGCGTACATACGGCCCGCGCCCGCAAGGTCAGTGTGTCCTGGACCCGGCCGATGTACGCCCATCTCGACGGCGACGTGATCGGCAGACAGGCAGGACTGCACATCCGGGTGGTGCCGAGCGGCCTGAACTTCCTGAGCAGCAACAGCTGA
- a CDS encoding 50S ribosomal protein L11 methyltransferase produces MLVYRLPGTLEDEELTALLWEAGATGLEERGGLLRAYFEEEQPFTEWPDLAGGEWLEEEDRDWQAEWKQSLRPVQAGRVTVVPGWLLHEVPPGQVPLIIEPGMAFGTGHHATTRMAVEALSALDLEGQTVLDVGTGSGVLAMAASLLGASEALGLDIDPLTIPVAFENAEANGFVKDAPGLHHTATGRRLNFMEGTLDGEDIEDSGRYDVLVANLYAELHDLLAPDYRTSLRAGGPLILTGILEPRLPLVRAALEREGFLDVQERLDGEWALVTARNGED; encoded by the coding sequence ATGTTGGTCTACCGCCTGCCCGGAACATTAGAAGACGAGGAATTGACCGCCCTGCTGTGGGAGGCGGGCGCGACCGGCCTGGAGGAGCGCGGCGGTCTGCTGCGGGCGTACTTCGAGGAGGAGCAGCCTTTCACCGAGTGGCCCGATCTGGCGGGCGGCGAGTGGCTGGAGGAAGAAGACCGCGACTGGCAGGCCGAGTGGAAACAGAGCCTGCGCCCCGTGCAGGCCGGGCGCGTCACGGTGGTGCCCGGCTGGCTGCTGCACGAGGTGCCGCCCGGTCAGGTGCCGCTGATCATCGAACCCGGCATGGCCTTCGGCACCGGGCACCACGCCACCACCCGCATGGCGGTCGAGGCGCTGAGCGCTCTGGATCTGGAAGGCCAGACGGTGCTGGACGTGGGCACCGGCTCGGGTGTGCTGGCGATGGCGGCGAGCCTGCTGGGCGCGAGCGAGGCGCTGGGGCTGGATATCGACCCGCTCACCATTCCGGTCGCCTTCGAGAACGCCGAGGCCAACGGCTTTGTCAAGGACGCGCCGGGCCTGCACCACACGGCCACCGGACGGCGACTGAACTTCATGGAAGGCACGCTGGACGGCGAGGACATCGAGGACAGCGGGCGCTACGACGTGCTGGTCGCCAACCTGTATGCCGAACTTCATGATCTGCTGGCCCCCGATTACCGCACCTCGCTGAGAGCGGGCGGCCCGCTGATCCTGACGGGCATTCTGGAACCCCGGCTGCCGCTGGTACGGGCCGCGCTGGAACGCGAGGGCTTTCTCGACGTGCAGGAGCGGCTGGACGGCGAATGGGCGCTGGTGACGGCCAGAAACGGTGAGGACTAG
- the proC gene encoding pyrroline-5-carboxylate reductase, with protein sequence MKLAIVGVGKLGLSLLEGILRRGVLQPQEIGLLDANTERTEALSERFGVQVLDERQLGNAPHVLLSVQPRILPDISEWLSAPLPGGEGRGYISTLAGVSTETLSRRLHTRRVVRVMPNLAATIGQAQTAMTAPPEAHTAGDVAFAHELFGAVGQVYELSEHLMHVFTGMSASGPAYLAVVAESLADGGVRMGLPRALAQELAARLLSASGDLLLSRAHPGMLKDEVASPGGTTIAGIEALEKAGVRGGLISAVVAATQRSMELGKDQE encoded by the coding sequence ATGAAGCTTGCCATCGTGGGAGTCGGAAAACTGGGATTGTCTCTGCTGGAAGGCATTCTGCGGCGGGGCGTGCTTCAGCCGCAGGAGATCGGCCTGCTGGATGCCAACACCGAGCGCACAGAGGCGTTGTCGGAGCGCTTCGGCGTGCAGGTGCTGGACGAGCGCCAGCTGGGCAACGCGCCCCACGTGCTGCTGAGCGTGCAGCCGCGCATCCTGCCGGATATCAGCGAGTGGCTGTCTGCGCCGCTGCCCGGTGGAGAAGGGCGGGGCTACATCAGCACGCTGGCGGGCGTGAGCACCGAAACGCTCAGCCGCCGCCTGCACACTCGCCGGGTGGTGCGCGTGATGCCCAACCTCGCCGCGACCATCGGGCAGGCCCAGACCGCGATGACCGCGCCCCCCGAGGCGCACACCGCCGGAGACGTGGCATTTGCCCACGAATTGTTCGGGGCGGTGGGGCAGGTCTACGAGCTGAGCGAGCACCTGATGCACGTGTTCACCGGGATGAGTGCCAGCGGCCCGGCCTATCTGGCGGTGGTGGCCGAGTCGCTGGCCGACGGCGGCGTTCGCATGGGCCTGCCCAGAGCGCTGGCGCAGGAACTGGCGGCGCGGCTGCTGTCGGCCAGCGGCGACCTGCTGCTGTCGCGGGCGCACCCCGGCATGCTCAAAGACGAGGTCGCCAGCCCCGGCGGCACGACCATCGCGGGCATCGAAGCGCTGGAAAAGGCAGGCGTGCGCGGCGGCCTGATCTCGGCAGTGGTGGCTGCCACGCAGCGCAGCATGGAACTGGGGAAAGATCAGGAATAG
- a CDS encoding YncE family protein yields MVQHRSITAAFSTDSRVYLQDGPFVEGYDIGTGKLLGTVHLPNSAVQLSYRDDGVFVALDSYANRLYKFDATTFQQLSAASTPNQGDWTLSRDGNVLIAGGATGPLEYSTRTGQPIPTKSVNAMPFALYFSDARWWLQYSGVTRNDTVRAVSAADGVSFDAAPQHPAVANCTTFFPWPAVMSEYLPTGEERVLLSYTDGVLEVRNTGGTLLNTVTLGTCGHLSLKTFPGKTGKIAFTSNSGTGFYDVAGNQIIKSNTFQDLGLMLLNGSLSSAITSTPPGSGSSYANQATYTFTPQNGAAWKLNNASRTLTLNVSSKFIDKTQIALSGTAIVDGQNLNVSGKLTTEDVEIQAQGLFYFNPTFHVALDFFDGTTQLYSATLSNHLTTYAAPGDSKTPLLDTTVPPSYEVSLSEADTNPLSGVLTRP; encoded by the coding sequence GTGGTGCAGCATCGCAGCATCACGGCTGCGTTTTCGACCGACAGCCGGGTGTATCTGCAAGATGGCCCCTTCGTCGAGGGATATGACATCGGGACGGGCAAACTGCTGGGCACGGTACATCTGCCAAACAGCGCTGTGCAGCTCAGCTACCGGGACGACGGCGTCTTCGTCGCGCTGGACAGCTACGCCAACAGGCTTTACAAATTCGACGCCACTACCTTCCAGCAGCTTTCTGCCGCGTCCACCCCCAATCAGGGCGACTGGACGCTGAGCCGTGACGGAAATGTGCTGATTGCTGGGGGTGCCACTGGCCCCCTGGAGTATTCGACCAGAACCGGACAACCGATACCTACCAAGTCTGTGAATGCAATGCCGTTTGCGCTGTATTTCAGCGATGCCCGCTGGTGGCTGCAATACAGCGGAGTAACCCGAAATGACACTGTCCGGGCCGTCAGTGCCGCCGACGGCGTGAGCTTCGATGCCGCGCCTCAGCATCCAGCAGTGGCAAACTGCACGACTTTCTTTCCGTGGCCTGCTGTCATGAGCGAGTACCTGCCGACAGGTGAAGAGCGCGTGCTGCTGTCTTACACCGATGGCGTGCTGGAAGTGCGGAACACGGGCGGCACCCTGCTGAACACCGTGACGCTGGGTACCTGTGGCCACCTGTCTCTGAAAACCTTTCCGGGAAAGACCGGGAAAATCGCCTTCACTTCGAATAGTGGCACTGGGTTCTACGATGTAGCAGGCAATCAGATCATTAAAAGCAATACATTTCAAGATCTTGGACTGATGTTGCTGAACGGCTCACTCAGCTCTGCCATAACATCTACGCCACCTGGTTCCGGCAGTTCATATGCCAATCAGGCCACCTATACTTTCACGCCTCAGAACGGTGCAGCCTGGAAGCTGAACAATGCCAGCCGCACGCTGACTCTGAATGTCAGCAGTAAATTCATCGATAAAACACAAATAGCTCTCAGCGGCACCGCCATTGTAGACGGGCAAAACTTGAATGTCAGCGGGAAACTCACGACTGAAGACGTTGAAATTCAGGCGCAAGGTCTGTTCTATTTCAATCCGACATTTCATGTGGCGCTCGATTTCTTTGATGGCACAACGCAGCTCTATTCGGCCACTCTGAGCAATCACCTGACAACCTACGCCGCTCCTGGCGACAGCAAAACGCCGCTGCTCGATACCACCGTGCCGCCGAGCTACGAAGTGAGCTTGAGTGAAGCAGACACGAACCCTTTGAGCGGCGTCCTCACACGTCCCTGA
- a CDS encoding inorganic diphosphatase has translation MTLLGVVEWRLGERERFIWQAGHLEVYRLEAQAAPVNYGCLPGTLNPADAAEIDAVWLGAARERGEWIAAEPSGLLHLTDLDHKLIFGDLSAVQPLLDWFPPERGARVLGPQQAWQWLASLGVQPS, from the coding sequence GTGACGCTGCTCGGCGTGGTGGAATGGCGGCTGGGCGAGCGGGAACGCTTCATCTGGCAGGCTGGGCACCTGGAAGTGTACCGGCTCGAAGCGCAAGCGGCCCCGGTGAATTACGGCTGTCTGCCGGGAACGCTCAATCCTGCCGACGCCGCCGAGATCGACGCGGTGTGGCTGGGCGCGGCACGTGAGCGGGGCGAGTGGATCGCCGCCGAGCCGAGCGGTCTGCTGCATCTGACAGACCTCGACCACAAACTGATCTTCGGAGACCTGAGCGCCGTTCAGCCGCTGCTCGACTGGTTTCCGCCGGAGCGCGGCGCACGGGTGCTGGGGCCGCAGCAGGCGTGGCAATGGCTGGCCTCGCTGGGGGTGCAGCCCTCGTGA
- a CDS encoding FMN-binding negative transcriptional regulator: MYIPAINRVTDQDELRRFMETYSFATLVTAPGGVPFATHLPLLIQQDGDTLYLRSHLARANPQWQHFDERDVLVMFQGPHTLIHSNWYTSAPNVPTWNYAAVHAYGQARVVEGDETRAIAYGLVQRHTPDMHAIPADFERRMLAGVVTFEVRITRLEGKFKLSQNKNADDRAEVRAQLHASGDTGAQDVAELMEAQEAGR; this comes from the coding sequence ATGTATATCCCGGCGATCAACCGCGTGACAGACCAGGACGAGCTGCGGCGCTTTATGGAAACGTACAGTTTCGCCACCCTCGTGACTGCCCCAGGCGGCGTACCGTTTGCCACCCACCTGCCGCTGCTCATTCAGCAGGACGGCGACACGCTGTATCTGCGCTCGCATCTGGCCCGCGCAAATCCTCAGTGGCAGCATTTCGATGAACGCGACGTCCTGGTGATGTTTCAGGGGCCGCACACGTTGATTCATTCCAACTGGTACACCTCTGCGCCCAACGTGCCCACCTGGAACTACGCGGCGGTGCATGCCTACGGACAGGCGCGGGTGGTCGAGGGCGACGAAACACGTGCCATCGCCTACGGCCTGGTGCAGCGCCACACACCCGACATGCACGCGATTCCCGCCGATTTCGAGCGCCGGATGCTGGCGGGCGTGGTCACCTTCGAGGTGCGGATCACGCGGCTGGAGGGCAAATTCAAGCTGAGCCAGAACAAGAACGCCGATGACCGCGCCGAAGTCCGGGCTCAGTTGCACGCCAGCGGCGACACCGGGGCGCAGGACGTGGCCGAGCTGATGGAGGCGCAGGAAGCGGGGCGCTGA
- the dxr gene encoding 1-deoxy-D-xylulose-5-phosphate reductoisomerase, translated as MRLTVLGSTGSIGTQTLDVARERGYTVAGLAAGRNLDRLEAQVREFRPAVVSVDERCLEDARARLPGTKVIADVSEVAVLPADVTVNAMSGLIGLAPTRAALHAGRNVALATKEAMVTAGPLIWEAAAGGGRIVPIDSEHTGVYQCLVGERVQDVAELILTASGGPFRSGPPDLSSVTPQQALKHPNWSMGQKVTIDSATLLNKGLEVLECASLYGVPLSQVRVSVHPQSIVHALIRFRDGSLKANLGPTDMRLAIAYAIDAAPTGMQRPGEPGPVPRGPEVAGHLSWPLLGTLEFGEPDLTRFPALALAYRAGEMGGVAPTALNAADEVAVAAFLEGRIGFLDIAALIEQLLDETTADTLSWDSIAQTDDWARRRSQELVARSKHAGAPL; from the coding sequence ATGCGCCTCACTGTCCTCGGCTCCACCGGCTCTATCGGCACCCAGACCCTCGACGTAGCCCGCGAACGCGGGTATACGGTGGCGGGTCTGGCGGCGGGGCGCAATCTGGACAGGCTCGAAGCCCAGGTGCGCGAGTTCCGGCCCGCCGTGGTCAGCGTGGACGAGCGCTGCCTGGAGGACGCCCGCGCCCGTCTGCCCGGCACAAAGGTGATTGCAGACGTGAGTGAGGTCGCGGTGCTGCCCGCCGACGTGACGGTGAACGCCATGAGCGGCCTGATCGGACTGGCCCCCACCCGCGCCGCGCTGCATGCGGGAAGAAACGTGGCGCTGGCGACCAAAGAGGCGATGGTCACGGCTGGCCCGCTGATCTGGGAAGCGGCGGCGGGCGGCGGGCGCATCGTGCCGATCGATTCCGAACACACCGGGGTGTATCAGTGTCTGGTGGGCGAGCGCGTGCAGGACGTGGCGGAACTTATCCTGACCGCGTCGGGCGGCCCCTTCCGCAGCGGTCCGCCCGATCTGAGCAGCGTCACGCCGCAGCAGGCGCTGAAACATCCGAACTGGAGCATGGGCCAGAAGGTCACGATTGACAGCGCCACGCTGCTGAACAAGGGGCTGGAGGTGTTGGAATGCGCCAGCCTGTACGGTGTGCCGCTGTCGCAGGTGCGCGTGAGCGTGCATCCGCAGAGCATCGTGCACGCCCTTATACGCTTCCGCGACGGCTCGCTGAAGGCCAACCTCGGCCCCACCGATATGCGGCTGGCGATTGCCTACGCCATCGACGCCGCGCCCACCGGCATGCAGCGCCCCGGAGAACCCGGCCCGGTTCCGCGTGGTCCGGAAGTGGCGGGCCATCTGAGCTGGCCCCTGTTGGGCACCCTGGAATTTGGAGAACCCGACCTGACGCGCTTTCCAGCTCTCGCGCTGGCCTACCGGGCAGGCGAGATGGGCGGCGTGGCTCCCACCGCCCTGAACGCTGCCGATGAAGTCGCGGTGGCGGCATTTCTGGAAGGACGCATCGGCTTTCTCGACATCGCCGCCCTGATCGAGCAGCTACTGGACGAAACCACCGCCGACACCCTGAGCTGGGACAGCATCGCCCAGACCGACGACTGGGCGCGGCGGCGCTCACAGGAACTCGTGGCCCGCAGCAAACACGCAGGAGCACCCCTATGA
- a CDS encoding serine/threonine-protein kinase, which translates to MSLEPEHDQNTLTLVSGYRLLRGLGRGNTSRVYLAEKIGPPDAGRQALVRAGQRVALKLPLADTLANPEAATRFGNEVRLSLQFRHAHLVQGLDGTSFGSETFLSMRYYHGGTLARELTQAVLPLPLALRVLADVASGLAYLHANDAVHQDVKTQNVYLHDGRAALGDFGSTYFQAQGGRVSGSPFYMAPEVYQGQLTGASSDVYSFGVLAHELLTGIRPHQGQTYEALMVSHLTHFPPQLSVPGVPRSVARLLDQALAKKPEARPTSAVLRRALMGVLGESDEQEQQNASADATPATPVNRASVGRHGPLTPARDAATAPAASAPSTPKSNPPAEKRGWNPFRKK; encoded by the coding sequence ATGTCCTTGGAACCTGAACACGACCAGAATACCCTGACCCTGGTGAGCGGCTATCGGCTGCTCCGAGGTCTGGGCCGTGGCAATACTTCACGGGTGTATCTGGCCGAAAAGATCGGACCGCCCGACGCCGGACGACAGGCACTGGTGCGGGCCGGTCAGCGGGTGGCGCTGAAACTGCCGCTGGCCGATACCCTCGCCAATCCCGAGGCGGCCACGCGCTTCGGCAACGAGGTACGCCTGAGCCTGCAGTTCCGCCATGCCCATCTGGTTCAGGGGCTGGACGGCACCTCGTTCGGCAGCGAAACGTTTCTTTCGATGCGCTATTACCACGGCGGCACGCTGGCCCGCGAACTCACGCAGGCAGTCCTGCCCCTGCCGCTGGCGCTCCGGGTGCTGGCAGACGTGGCGTCCGGACTGGCGTACCTGCATGCCAACGACGCGGTTCATCAGGACGTGAAGACCCAGAACGTGTATCTGCACGATGGACGCGCCGCGCTGGGCGACTTCGGCAGCACCTACTTTCAGGCACAGGGCGGACGGGTGTCGGGCAGCCCGTTCTATATGGCTCCGGAGGTGTATCAGGGGCAGTTGACCGGAGCTTCCAGCGACGTGTACAGCTTTGGCGTGCTGGCGCATGAACTGCTGACCGGAATCAGGCCTCATCAAGGGCAGACCTATGAAGCGCTGATGGTGTCGCACCTGACGCACTTTCCACCACAGCTGAGCGTGCCGGGCGTACCGCGCTCGGTGGCTCGGCTGCTCGATCAGGCACTTGCCAAGAAGCCAGAGGCCCGCCCGACAAGCGCGGTGCTGAGACGCGCCCTGATGGGAGTGCTGGGCGAATCCGACGAACAGGAACAGCAGAACGCCTCAGCCGACGCGACTCCTGCCACGCCCGTGAACCGTGCCAGCGTGGGCCGACACGGACCGCTGACTCCTGCCAGAGACGCGGCCACCGCTCCTGCCGCGTCTGCACCGTCCACTCCCAAGTCCAACCCCCCTGCCGAGAAACGCGGCTGGAATCCCTTCAGGAAAAAGTAG
- a CDS encoding site-2 protease family protein, with translation MRHVGLGGAFAEAGHTIVNAVPQVLKAFGNLFSRFFTLNFTQDQGVAGPVGTAQIVSQAASLGGWTLVLIAATINLSLGFFNLLPIPGLDGGRILLVLVGVLRRRPLTFAQESAVTAAGFGLVMLLSLFVVIRDLSRFF, from the coding sequence GTGCGCCACGTCGGACTGGGCGGAGCGTTTGCCGAGGCGGGTCACACCATCGTCAATGCCGTGCCGCAGGTCCTGAAAGCCTTCGGCAACCTGTTCAGCCGCTTTTTCACGCTCAACTTCACCCAGGATCAGGGCGTGGCAGGGCCGGTCGGTACGGCACAGATCGTATCTCAGGCGGCCAGTCTGGGTGGCTGGACGCTGGTCCTGATCGCCGCCACCATCAATCTGTCGCTGGGCTTTTTCAATCTGCTGCCGATTCCGGGGCTGGACGGTGGGCGCATCCTGCTGGTGCTGGTGGGCGTGCTGCGCCGCAGACCCCTGACCTTCGCGCAGGAAAGCGCCGTCACGGCGGCAGGCTTCGGACTGGTGATGCTGCTCTCGCTGTTCGTGGTGATCCGCGATCTGAGCCGCTTCTTCTGA